GTCTCTTTATCGACCCGGAACAGGATCAGTTATCGGCGGCTGCGCGCGCCGGTGCCGACTTCGTCGAGCTTCACACCGGAACGTATGCAGAGGCGAGGGATCGCAAGACGCAGCAAGCCGAGCTGGCCCGCCTCATTCAGTCGGCGACAGTAGGAAGAGAGTTAGGCCTTCTGATCAATGCCGGGCATGGCCTGGACTATCGCAATGTCGGGCCGATAGCAGCGATCCCGGAGGTGGAGGAGTTGAGCATTGGCCACAGTATCATCGCTAGAGCCGTTCTTGTGGGTCTGGAGCGTGCGGTCCGCGAGATGCTCGCAGCGATGAATACGGACCGTGCGAGGTAAAATCCCCTCTCGCCCCCCTTTATCAAAGGGGGGATGGGGGGATTTCGTGGGTGCTGAATGGTGATCGGGATCGGAATCGACGCCGTACAGATCGGACGATTCGAACGCGCTGTCGCGCGTCACGGCGCCCGCTTGCTCGATCGACTTTTCACTGCGGGGGAACAGGCCCACTTGAGAAGCTACCGGTCGCCAGGGCGGCACCTCGCGGCCCGTTTTGCGGCGAAGGAGGCGGCCTTCAAGGCGCTTCGTACTGGATGGGGGCAAGGGGTGGTGTGGCAAGACGTGGAGATAGTGGGCGGCGGGCCTGAGCCGCCTAGCGTGGTCCTTTCGGGCTGTGCCAGGGATGTCGCAGCCCGCCTTGGGATCACGCAGATGCTGGTGAGTCTTACGCACGATGGCGACTACGCGATGGCCTATGTTGTGGCCACTGACGGCAATTAGCGTCT
This genomic stretch from Candidatus Methylomirabilis limnetica harbors:
- a CDS encoding holo-ACP synthase, producing MVIGIGIDAVQIGRFERAVARHGARLLDRLFTAGEQAHLRSYRSPGRHLAARFAAKEAAFKALRTGWGQGVVWQDVEIVGGGPEPPSVVLSGCARDVAARLGITQMLVSLTHDGDYAMAYVVATDGN